In Leclercia sp. LSNIH1, the genomic stretch TACTAATGTGAGCAGTGGCAAGGACACAAGAAGCGCCAGCACGCGTGGCAGCACCAGCAACTCGATGGGGTCGAGCGCGTTGGAGCGAAGCGCATCGATCTCTTCATTTGCCTTCATCGAACCGATTTGGGCGGTATACGCGCTTGCGGTACGGCCTGCAATCAATATGGCCGGGAGCAGCACTCCGAACTCGCGCATGAACGAGAAGGCGACCAGATGCACCGAGAAGATGCTCGCACCGAAGTTGGCCAGCACCGTTGCGCCCAGGAACGCCACCACCATTCCTACCATGAAGCTCAGTAGCGCCACGATGGGAATGGCGTCCACCGCTGACCGCTGGATTTGAGCGATCACCGAGGTCGTGCGCCAGCGACGCGGGTGACGAACGGTACGGCTCCATGTTTCGATGATCTGACCCACGAACCCGGCCAGACCAAGACACGCACGACAGCCCTGTTCCACGGTCAGGCCTATGCGTCCCAGACCGCGGAGCAGAGGATTCCCGCTCACCGCTGCTTTGTCCGTCTTCTGCTGAGCGGTAGCAGCGGCGGCAAGCGCTTTCATTAGGGCGAGGCGATCCGGGGACAGATTTGGAGCTGCCTCCGGCCGGTCGAGTATCGAGTCTGGCCCGAGAATTTCCACCAGCAGAGCCGCGCCGGCGGTGTCCAGTCTCTGGACTTGCGTCCAGTCGAGCAAGGGAGTGGCGTACCCCTCGGCATGGCTGATGCGGGCGGCGGACACGGATTTTGCCAGACTGGCGTAGTGCTCTATCGTCCAGTCGCCACCCGCCAGCCATTTGTGATCACCGCCGACCATGGCATCCTGCCGGAGCCAAGCCTGTGAAGCGTTGCTCATGGCTGCGTGTCCCGCCAAGCGCTGTCGATGCGCTCGATGCAGTTCGTGATCGCCGCTTTGGCATGACCCAGCAATGTGTACGAACCGGCGAACTCTTTAATGACGTTGCCGCGCTCGAAGCAACTGGCGGCAGCAACGCGTCGTCCCGTACTTACATCGACTGCTTCGAACTCTAGGCTGGCACCGCCCGTCGTCACGGGTCCAACCAGCAGGGTCGTCATTGCATTGACTGCCCGATTCGGTGTCTGCAGTTCGGTGACCGCTACACGCACCCGAACCTGTCCCGTGCCACCTGGGGTGGCGGGACTTTTGCCTTCCTGGCGTTTCAGTTCGCTCGTCACATGGTCTAGCACTTCACGCTGCTGCGCGTCATCGAGCCCATCGATGCGACCCGAGGCGGTCTTGATCTGCGCATCTTCCACCACGACAGCGGCATAACGCTTGGGCTCGAATCCCGCTGCGCGGTACATCAGTACGTTCTCGTATCGTGTCGGCGATAACTTCTCGTAGTCGCCGAGAAATCCGGAGCGCGTCATGCTGTTGGTCGCGCATCCAGAGAGCGCGGCTGCTACGCAAAAAAAAATGCCGCCGCGGATCAATGCAGTTTTGCTCTTCATAATGGGTCTCCTTGATCAAACGAAACTAAGACAGGCAATGCCTGCTGCGATGAGGGCGGTGCCAGACCAGCGCGTCACTGATGCGAGATCGCCTAGCAAGAGGGCGCCGATACCCAAGTTTCCAAGTAGCCCGATTCCTGCCCAGGCTGCAGAGGCCGCGCTGATCGGAATCCGCTTGAGCGCGAGCCACAAATCTCCGGCAAACCTGCGCTCGTGATTGGCTTGTACCGCGTCGAACGCCCGGATCATCTCGTCGATCAGTGTCACGAACAAATCGCGTTTGGTCTTGAAATGATAGAGAAACGCCCCTTTGCTCAACCCGGCCCGCACGACGACGGCGTCCAGCGTCAGACGACTGGCGCCTTCCTCCAGCACCAGTTCGCGAGCGGCCTGCAGGATGCGCTCGCGAGTTAGCTGGGCTCCTTGCTGGAGAACGGGCTGCG encodes the following:
- a CDS encoding MlaE family ABC transporter permease; translation: MSNASQAWLRQDAMVGGDHKWLAGGDWTIEHYASLAKSVSAARISHAEGYATPLLDWTQVQRLDTAGAALLVEILGPDSILDRPEAAPNLSPDRLALMKALAAAATAQQKTDKAAVSGNPLLRGLGRIGLTVEQGCRACLGLAGFVGQIIETWSRTVRHPRRWRTTSVIAQIQRSAVDAIPIVALLSFMVGMVVAFLGATVLANFGASIFSVHLVAFSFMREFGVLLPAILIAGRTASAYTAQIGSMKANEEIDALRSNALDPIELLVLPRVLALLVSLPLLTLVGILAGIVGGATVCALSLEIPPAQFLAIVQEKIEVRHFLVGMSKSPLFAVMIAAIGCHEGFKVAGSAESVGDHTTSSVVQSIFMVILIDAIAALFFMEMGW
- a CDS encoding DUF3313 family protein, with product MKSKTALIRGGIFFCVAAALSGCATNSMTRSGFLGDYEKLSPTRYENVLMYRAAGFEPKRYAAVVVEDAQIKTASGRIDGLDDAQQREVLDHVTSELKRQEGKSPATPGGTGQVRVRVAVTELQTPNRAVNAMTTLLVGPVTTGGASLEFEAVDVSTGRRVAAASCFERGNVIKEFAGSYTLLGHAKAAITNCIERIDSAWRDTQP
- a CDS encoding TetR family transcriptional regulator, encoding MPPRAKTKLPPPSTAHSSTDAQPVLQQGAQLTRERILQAARELVLEEGASRLTLDAVVVRAGLSKGAFLYHFKTKRDLFVTLIDEMIRAFDAVQANHERRFAGDLWLALKRIPISAASAAWAGIGLLGNLGIGALLLGDLASVTRWSGTALIAAGIACLSFV